From Elaeis guineensis isolate ETL-2024a chromosome 16, EG11, whole genome shotgun sequence, a single genomic window includes:
- the LOC105060635 gene encoding uncharacterized protein encodes MLLAVLFANTDGNILIERFHGVPAEERLHWRSFLVKLGAENLRGARSEELFVASHKSVYIIYTMLGDVCIYVVGKDEYDELALTEVINVIISSVKDACRKTPTERLFLDKYGKVCLSLDEIVWKGMLENTDKSRIRRLIRLKPPTDF; translated from the exons ATGCTGCTGGCCGTTCTCTTCGCCAACACCGACGGCAACATCCTCATCGAACG CTTTCATGGAGTTCCTGCTGAAGAAAGACTACATTGGCGGTCTTTCCTGGTAAAGTTAGGAGCAGAGAATCTTAGAGGAGCTAGAAGTGAAGAGCTTTTTGTTGCTTCACACAA GTCTGTGTATATTATATATACCATGCTTGGGGACGTCTGCATTTATGTTGTTGGAAAGGATGAATATGATGAACTGGCTT TGACCGAAGTGATCAATGTGatcatatcatcggtgaaggacGCATGTCGGAAAACTCCAACCGAGCGCCTCTTCCTCGACAAGTATGGGAAGGTTTGCTTAAGTCTGGATGAAATTGTTTGGAAG GGGATGCTGGAGAATACGGACAAGAGTAGGATCCGACGTCTAATAAGGTTGAAACCTCCAACAGATTTCTGA